A region of Paractinoplanes abujensis DNA encodes the following proteins:
- a CDS encoding TIGR04282 family arsenosugar biosynthesis glycosyltransferase gives MSGQVIVLAKAPVPGLVKTRLCPPCSPRQAAAVAAAALADTLATVSATAVTRRVLALAGDCPDRPGWVTVAQREGTLGDRLAGAFADTAGPGGPVVLVGMDTPQLTVADLRAALDPLLAPGGPGATLGPAADGGWWALGLRDPRHAEVLADIPTSTARTGADTRAALERRGLTVLRLACLRDVDTAADAHAVAALCRPDSRFAVAVSRHVPTPDSAGPGRVAPQAAGAVGPVPLVPR, from the coding sequence ATGAGCGGCCAGGTGATCGTGCTGGCCAAGGCGCCCGTCCCCGGCCTGGTCAAGACCCGGCTCTGCCCGCCTTGCAGCCCACGGCAGGCGGCCGCCGTCGCGGCCGCCGCGCTGGCCGACACCCTGGCCACCGTGTCCGCGACCGCGGTGACCCGGCGCGTGCTGGCGCTGGCGGGCGACTGTCCGGACCGGCCCGGCTGGGTAACGGTCGCGCAGCGCGAGGGGACCCTGGGCGACCGGCTGGCCGGGGCGTTCGCGGACACCGCCGGGCCGGGCGGTCCGGTTGTGCTGGTCGGCATGGACACCCCGCAGCTGACCGTGGCCGACCTGCGGGCCGCGCTGGACCCGTTGCTGGCCCCGGGCGGTCCCGGCGCCACCCTGGGCCCGGCCGCGGACGGTGGCTGGTGGGCGCTCGGCCTGCGCGACCCGCGGCACGCCGAGGTCCTGGCCGACATCCCCACCTCCACCGCGCGTACCGGCGCCGACACCCGGGCCGCCCTCGAGCGGCGAGGCCTCACGGTGCTCCGCCTGGCCTGCCTGCGCGACGTCGACACCGCGGCCGACGCGCACGCCGTGGCCGCGCTGTGCCGCCCGGACAGCCGTTTCGCCGTCGCCGTGAGCCGGCATGTGCCCACCCCGGACTCTGCCGGTCCCGGCCGAGTCGCCCCGCAGGCGGCCGGTGCCGTCGGGCCCGTCCCGCTGGTGCCCCGATGA
- a CDS encoding glycosyltransferase family 2 protein — translation MTDVVLPCRNEAPALPALLTRMPPGYRAIVVDNGSTDGTAGVARRLGAEVVTVPEPGYGAAVQAGVHAAGPADGVVCVMDADGSFDPCQLPRLADLVRRGAADLATARRRPVGRGAWPLHARAGNAVLARRVSRRTGLAVHDIGPMRAVRRDALLALDLRDRRFGYPLELLLAAGRAGWRVTEVDVDYHPRAAGTRSKVSGSALGTLRAVRDMSAVLAR, via the coding sequence ATGACCGACGTCGTTCTGCCCTGCCGCAACGAGGCACCGGCCCTGCCCGCCCTGCTGACCCGCATGCCACCCGGTTACCGCGCGATCGTCGTGGACAACGGTTCCACCGACGGCACGGCCGGGGTCGCCCGCCGGCTCGGCGCCGAGGTCGTCACCGTGCCCGAACCCGGGTACGGCGCGGCCGTGCAGGCCGGGGTGCACGCCGCCGGCCCGGCCGACGGCGTGGTCTGTGTGATGGACGCCGACGGCTCCTTCGACCCCTGCCAGCTGCCCCGCCTGGCCGACCTCGTACGCCGGGGGGCCGCCGATCTCGCGACGGCGCGGCGCCGCCCGGTCGGGCGCGGGGCTTGGCCGCTGCACGCGCGGGCCGGCAACGCCGTCCTGGCCCGGCGGGTGTCCCGGCGGACGGGGCTGGCCGTGCACGACATCGGGCCGATGCGGGCCGTGCGCCGTGACGCTCTGCTCGCCCTCGATCTGCGCGACCGCCGCTTCGGGTACCCGCTGGAGCTGCTGCTGGCGGCCGGACGGGCCGGGTGGCGGGTGACCGAGGTCGACGTGGACTACCACCCGCGGGCGGCGGGGACCCGGTCCAAGGTCTCCGGCTCGGCCCTGGGCACCCTGCGCGCGGTCCGCGACATGAGCGCGGTGCTGGCCCGATGA
- a CDS encoding NAD-dependent epimerase/dehydratase family protein, translated as MTHVLVTGGAGFIGSHVVRALREAGQDVTVADIGHPAAHRAPPPPVVAGAPVRQVDVRDGSAVGALLSGVDVVVHQAAMVGLGADLDDLPEYVGCNDLGTATVLAAMARAGTSRLVLASSMVVYGEGRYACHRHGEVRPAPRAAADLTAGRFEAPCPDCADPLTPGLITEDAPLDPRSVYAATKVAQEHLSAAWARQTGGSVVTLRYHNVYGPGMPRDTPYSGVAAIFRSALAAGRAPRVFEDGGQRRDFVHVHDVAAANLAAVTTTGRGPGWRAYNIASGHPATIGEMAAELSRATGGPDPEVTGEFRLGDVRHVVACPARAEAELGFRAVIGLSDGVAGFAHAPLRA; from the coding sequence GTGACTCATGTGCTTGTGACCGGCGGCGCCGGTTTCATCGGATCCCACGTCGTCCGCGCCCTGCGCGAAGCCGGCCAGGACGTCACGGTGGCCGACATCGGGCACCCGGCCGCGCACCGGGCCCCTCCGCCCCCGGTCGTGGCGGGGGCCCCGGTGCGTCAGGTGGACGTACGGGACGGCTCCGCCGTCGGCGCGCTGCTGTCCGGAGTGGACGTCGTGGTGCACCAGGCGGCCATGGTCGGGCTCGGCGCCGACCTGGACGACCTGCCCGAATACGTCGGCTGCAACGACCTCGGCACCGCCACCGTGCTGGCCGCGATGGCCCGCGCCGGCACCTCCCGGCTGGTGCTGGCCAGTTCCATGGTGGTCTACGGCGAGGGCCGGTACGCCTGCCACCGGCACGGCGAGGTGCGCCCGGCCCCGCGCGCGGCCGCGGACCTGACCGCCGGGCGGTTCGAGGCGCCCTGCCCGGACTGTGCGGACCCGCTCACGCCCGGACTGATCACCGAGGACGCCCCGCTCGACCCGCGCAGCGTCTACGCCGCGACCAAGGTGGCGCAGGAACATCTGAGCGCCGCGTGGGCCCGCCAGACCGGCGGCTCGGTCGTCACGCTGCGCTACCACAACGTGTACGGGCCCGGAATGCCGCGCGACACCCCGTACAGCGGGGTGGCCGCGATCTTCCGGTCGGCCCTGGCCGCCGGGCGGGCCCCGCGCGTCTTCGAGGACGGCGGGCAGCGCCGGGACTTCGTGCACGTGCACGACGTGGCGGCGGCGAACCTGGCCGCGGTGACAACCACCGGCCGCGGCCCCGGCTGGCGGGCCTACAACATCGCCTCGGGCCACCCGGCGACGATCGGTGAGATGGCGGCCGAGCTGAGCCGGGCCACGGGCGGGCCGGACCCGGAGGTGACGGGCGAGTTCCGGCTCGGCGATGTGCGGCACGTCGTGGCCTGCCCCGCCCGGGCCGAGGCGGAACTGGGGTTCCGGGCCGTGATCGGGCTTTCCGACGGGGTGGCCGGCTTCGCGCACGCCCCGCTGCGGGCATGA
- a CDS encoding uracil-xanthine permease family protein has product METEADRRPVLDAGFDDRVPPPKLGLFAVQHLLTLSAIWVFPVLIGITLGLATGDVTRMIQASFLLAGVVTVLQSSRIVRLPIVQGPTAAFFAAVLAAGAAYGLDAAFGSMIVAGLIFMALTIPVGRLGVLIHVLRFATDPLVYGTMCVIIGAQLATLGLPGWFGAEGEPAYGWKLFWIGLITLLTVVACLLLGGTTLIRRAAVIIGMVAGSVLAAVSGLWSLPDMSGVAFVGPPALLPFGFAVAWPAVLLMLLAFLESSAEAVGMYTLVSRWGGTELTRERINRGLFTEYAGSVAGAVFGGIGTASYPENAGIVRVTRIGSRFVTMAAGFLAIALAFLPVFSAFVAGLPGAVLAAASTVLFGIIAMSGVQILGAVDWDDLNITVAGTAFILALGGQWLPEAMVATMPDWVRALITTPMMFGAVLLIVLNAAVNYGLRPLLARPSRL; this is encoded by the coding sequence GTGGAGACCGAAGCCGATCGCCGGCCCGTCCTCGACGCCGGGTTCGATGACCGCGTTCCGCCGCCCAAGCTGGGGCTCTTCGCCGTCCAGCATCTGCTGACCCTGTCGGCCATCTGGGTCTTCCCCGTCCTCATCGGCATCACGCTCGGGCTGGCCACCGGCGACGTCACCCGCATGATCCAGGCCTCGTTCCTGCTGGCCGGGGTGGTGACGGTGCTGCAGTCGAGCCGGATCGTACGGCTGCCGATCGTGCAGGGGCCGACCGCCGCGTTCTTCGCCGCGGTGCTGGCGGCCGGGGCGGCGTACGGGCTCGACGCGGCCTTCGGCTCCATGATCGTGGCCGGGCTGATCTTCATGGCGCTCACGATCCCGGTCGGCCGGCTCGGGGTGCTGATCCACGTGCTGCGGTTCGCCACCGACCCGCTCGTCTACGGCACCATGTGCGTGATCATCGGCGCGCAGCTGGCCACCCTCGGCCTGCCCGGCTGGTTCGGCGCCGAGGGCGAACCCGCGTACGGGTGGAAGTTGTTCTGGATCGGCCTGATCACGTTGCTCACCGTGGTCGCCTGCCTGCTGCTGGGCGGCACCACGCTGATCCGCCGGGCCGCCGTCATCATCGGCATGGTGGCCGGCTCGGTACTGGCCGCGGTGTCCGGGCTGTGGAGCCTGCCCGACATGTCGGGGGTCGCGTTCGTCGGGCCGCCCGCGCTGCTGCCGTTCGGTTTCGCCGTGGCCTGGCCCGCGGTGCTGCTGATGCTGCTGGCCTTTCTCGAGTCGAGCGCCGAGGCCGTCGGCATGTACACGCTGGTGTCGCGCTGGGGTGGCACCGAACTGACCCGCGAACGCATCAACCGCGGGCTGTTCACCGAATACGCGGGGTCCGTCGCAGGCGCCGTGTTCGGCGGCATCGGCACGGCGTCGTACCCCGAGAACGCCGGCATCGTGCGCGTGACCCGGATCGGGAGCCGGTTCGTCACGATGGCTGCCGGTTTCCTCGCGATCGCGCTGGCTTTCCTGCCGGTGTTCAGCGCCTTCGTGGCCGGGCTGCCGGGCGCCGTGCTGGCCGCCGCGTCGACCGTGCTGTTCGGCATCATCGCCATGAGCGGCGTGCAGATCCTGGGCGCGGTCGACTGGGACGACCTCAACATCACCGTCGCGGGCACCGCCTTCATCCTGGCCCTGGGCGGCCAGTGGCTGCCCGAGGCGATGGTCGCCACGATGCCGGACTGGGTGCGGGCGCTGATCACCACCCCGATGATGTTCGGCGCGGTCCTGCTGATCGTGCTCAACGCCGCAGTCAACTACGGCCTGCGCCCGCTCCTGGCCCGCCCTTCCCGCCTATGA
- a CDS encoding DUF1989 domain-containing protein yields MITLRLNHQQRAFLQAVVDRSCRLSDIGEVVRAALRDAPDPAPLTFLAVSPPPSRTAVAEHLVQPGTGKAVEVAAGRVLRIVQLEGHQCVDLNVFTLADRRERLHVGRTRGLQGLHPGPGDVLWSNAPWERPIMAITGGGGTTDTQFPFCSRLIYSAFFGLHDRTNCQEIQNEAQREYGLHRWDIHESLNLFMHTAPGPGGEPVIRRNTARPGDYLEFVALTDVLAIPNVCGDDLTNCSNFDMRPVRVVIEEPLPSDTAQARLAADRATILGLPAPLEVADGQPLRRDPTYVAAFPHLPLRRADVRVDLDDTLTRRFHRTKNVTLYADDDAAALRDLTLSWAIDHLGAFTGNA; encoded by the coding sequence ATGATCACGCTGCGGCTCAACCACCAGCAGCGCGCCTTCCTGCAGGCGGTCGTCGACCGGTCTTGTCGCCTCAGTGACATCGGTGAAGTTGTCCGGGCCGCCCTGCGCGACGCCCCCGATCCCGCGCCGCTCACGTTCCTCGCCGTTTCCCCACCCCCATCCCGTACGGCTGTGGCAGAGCACCTGGTGCAGCCGGGCACCGGCAAGGCAGTCGAAGTGGCCGCGGGCCGGGTGCTCCGAATCGTCCAGCTCGAAGGCCACCAGTGCGTCGACCTCAACGTGTTCACGCTGGCCGACCGCCGCGAACGGCTGCACGTGGGCCGCACCCGCGGCCTGCAGGGCCTGCACCCCGGCCCCGGCGACGTGCTCTGGTCCAACGCCCCCTGGGAGCGGCCCATCATGGCGATCACCGGCGGCGGGGGCACGACCGACACCCAGTTCCCGTTCTGCAGCCGCCTCATCTACAGCGCCTTCTTCGGCCTGCACGACCGCACCAACTGCCAGGAGATCCAGAACGAGGCCCAGCGCGAATACGGCCTGCACCGGTGGGACATCCACGAGTCGCTCAACCTGTTCATGCACACCGCACCCGGCCCCGGCGGCGAACCGGTCATCCGCCGCAACACCGCCCGCCCCGGCGACTACCTGGAGTTCGTAGCCCTGACCGACGTCCTGGCCATCCCCAACGTCTGCGGCGACGACCTCACCAACTGCAGCAACTTCGACATGCGCCCCGTACGGGTCGTCATCGAGGAACCCCTCCCCTCGGACACCGCCCAAGCCCGGCTCGCAGCGGACCGCGCCACGATCCTCGGGCTGCCCGCCCCGCTCGAAGTCGCCGACGGCCAGCCGTTACGGCGCGACCCCACGTACGTGGCAGCCTTCCCACACCTGCCCCTACGCCGCGCCGACGTCCGGGTCGACCTCGACGACACCCTGACGCGCCGCTTCCACCGAACCAAGAACGTCACCCTGTACGCCGACGACGACGCAGCCGCCCTACGGGACCTGACCCTGTCCTGGGCGATCGACCACTTGGGCGCCTTCACCGGCAACGCTTGA
- a CDS encoding serine/threonine-protein kinase: MQKLAGRYRVGEALGHGGNSVVRYGFDTVLKRPVAIKMFDGSATEVLREARTAAGLSHPNIAQVYDYGELLEGDERTPYLVMEFVGGETLADRIARTGAQRWRRAAELGAETAGALAAAHAQDLVHRDVNPRNIMLTSDGVKVLDFGIAAVAGSGGGALWGSPAYVAPEQLLGEPTYPAGDVYALGLVLFEALTGAKAWPGETLGAVLATRHGRPAPRLPRLAGLPRDLVRLYEACTAEDPANRPTANDIAETLRRLGHTAPLARPAFAPVRLGLPPAATPAVTPVRPALSPVRYHAAVSPAAPAARRRSRRRVTVIGSAAVVTAILSIIGVQLLNGTATPGGREAEAAIEAVDPPATSAKPSAAPQTPLPTTRTRQTNDTKTVTVRKKLTPTDTPSSATPKGTPSSPKPTTPPAKPTKPPATPKPPQQPPAQPPTTPPVDPTTPPVDPTTQPTTPPPDPTTPPATTAPETPAEAGPEV; the protein is encoded by the coding sequence GTGCAAAAGCTGGCGGGGCGTTACCGGGTGGGTGAGGCCCTCGGTCACGGCGGCAACTCCGTGGTGCGCTACGGCTTCGACACCGTGTTGAAGCGGCCCGTGGCCATCAAGATGTTCGACGGCTCCGCCACCGAGGTGCTGCGCGAGGCGCGCACGGCGGCCGGCCTCAGCCACCCCAACATCGCGCAGGTCTACGACTACGGCGAGCTTCTCGAGGGCGACGAGCGTACGCCTTATCTGGTCATGGAGTTCGTCGGCGGCGAGACCCTGGCCGACCGTATCGCCCGCACGGGCGCCCAGCGCTGGCGCCGGGCCGCCGAACTGGGCGCCGAGACCGCGGGCGCGCTGGCCGCCGCCCACGCGCAGGACCTGGTCCACCGCGACGTCAACCCGCGCAACATCATGCTCACCTCCGACGGCGTGAAGGTGCTCGATTTCGGCATCGCCGCCGTCGCCGGCTCGGGCGGCGGCGCCCTCTGGGGCAGCCCCGCCTACGTGGCCCCCGAACAACTCCTCGGCGAGCCCACTTACCCCGCCGGTGACGTCTACGCGCTGGGCCTGGTCCTGTTCGAGGCTCTGACCGGCGCCAAGGCCTGGCCCGGCGAAACCCTGGGGGCCGTGCTGGCTACCCGCCACGGCCGCCCCGCCCCACGCCTGCCCCGCCTGGCCGGGCTGCCCCGCGACCTGGTCCGCCTCTACGAGGCCTGCACCGCCGAAGACCCGGCCAACCGCCCCACAGCCAACGACATCGCCGAAACCCTGCGCCGCCTCGGCCACACGGCCCCTCTGGCCCGCCCCGCTTTCGCGCCGGTCCGCCTGGGCCTCCCGCCCGCCGCAACCCCCGCCGTTACACCAGTCCGTCCGGCCCTGTCACCGGTCCGCTATCACGCCGCGGTCTCGCCGGCCGCCCCGGCCGCGCGCCGCCGCTCCCGCCGTCGCGTGACGGTGATCGGCTCAGCCGCGGTAGTAACGGCAATCCTCAGCATCATCGGCGTGCAACTGCTCAACGGCACCGCCACCCCCGGCGGCAGGGAAGCAGAAGCCGCGATCGAAGCCGTGGACCCACCCGCAACGTCGGCCAAGCCCAGCGCCGCGCCCCAGACCCCACTGCCGACGACGCGCACCAGGCAGACCAACGACACAAAAACGGTGACCGTGCGCAAAAAGCTCACCCCCACCGACACCCCGTCGTCGGCCACGCCCAAGGGCACACCCTCCTCACCCAAGCCGACCACCCCACCGGCGAAGCCGACCAAGCCCCCGGCCACGCCCAAGCCACCGCAGCAGCCGCCGGCCCAGCCCCCGACCACCCCACCGGTCGACCCGACCACCCCACCGGTCGACCCCACCACCCAGCCCACGACGCCGCCGCCCGACCCGACCACCCCGCCGGCCACGACGGCCCCCGAAACGCCTGCCGAAGCCGGCCCAGAGGTCTGA